The Pseudomonas sp. GD03919 region AACAGCACGCTCAAGGGCCTGCGCGTACACCTGCGGAACGTCACCTACCGCGCCAACCAGGTAACTGGCCCAGGTGCCATCGACATCGACGAAAACCGCGTGATCGTCAGCTACACCCTGCCTCTGCTCTAATGCAGAGCAAGCCCGGCAGATCATCTGCCGGGCTTCATGGACATGCGCCCTCCCCCAAGATAGCGGACAAGTCCGCTCCCACAGTGGCATTGCTCCATGATTGCTCCTGTTACGCCAGCACAGGGCTTCACGCCCCGAAGTCGACACTCCGGCTGCGCTGACGATACTCGCCCGGAGTGATGCCGCCATGGCGGGAGAAGAAGCGGCTGAAATAGGCCGGGTCTTTGAAACCCAGCTGATAGCAGATCTCGTTGACGCTGCTACCGGTGAACAACAGCAAGCGCTTGGCCTCCTGCATCAATCGCTCGAACACCAGCCGCTTGGACGGCATGTCAGCGATTCGTCGACAGACATCGTTCAGGCGCGCCTCGGTCACACCCAGCAACCGCGCATACTCGTGCAACGGCAGATGCTCCAGATAGTGCCTCTCGATCTGCATATTGAAGCGCTGAAAGATCTGCAGATCCTCACGCCGAGCCGGCTGCGCAGAAAGCGAACGGGTGGACAGCCGCAGCAGGCTGATGAAGATCAGCCGGGTCAGCGCCTCCATGCTAGACGCGCGCCCTGGCCGGGTGTCAGAGAACTCGTCACGCAACTGATCGAACAAC contains the following coding sequences:
- the hpaA gene encoding 4-hydroxyphenylacetate catabolism regulatory protein HpaA gives rise to the protein MSNSQPIPNINIGQVYDQRYADSDVHYDELGRLADFFGRNMPVHRHDRFFQVHYVKSGSVRVYLDDQRYVQEGPMFFLTPPTIPHAFVTDAESDGHVLTVRQQLVWPLLEETVGLTGGAQIAPICVAVGDLGEAYHGEVVRLNLLFDQLRDEFSDTRPGRASSMEALTRLIFISLLRLSTRSLSAQPARREDLQIFQRFNMQIERHYLEHLPLHEYARLLGVTEARLNDVCRRIADMPSKRLVFERLMQEAKRLLLFTGSSVNEICYQLGFKDPAYFSRFFSRHGGITPGEYRQRSRSVDFGA